The proteins below are encoded in one region of Silene latifolia isolate original U9 population chromosome 2, ASM4854445v1, whole genome shotgun sequence:
- the LOC141643765 gene encoding uncharacterized protein LOC141643765, translating to MVNLNSSSSLGCLSDEPNPSFIQPFLEHMSSNKLRIPTAFNHNFNGNVPRKISLKSTSGIVWQAKLQIVDGYIYITKGWELYVKDHSLTDGDFLIFHYLQNATFLVMIFGTDGEIKNEPVPMKSGKSGTTKFGRTTTRIDFKFKMTFNKKNFVTIPRCIIKTCEPKLPQDIILRNGKGRGLKTQLHRIKDQRVIMGYFNVSEFVELGNAKTGNEIQFSLSCKHGNKIESMTMTNLSQSKKLGRGY from the exons ATGGTGAATCTCAACTCGTCTTCATCTCTTGGTTGTTTATCCGACGAACCCAATCCGTCTTTCATTCAGCCTTTTTTAGAACACATGAGTTCCAACAAACTG CGCATACCGACAGCATTCAACCACAACTTCAATGGAAATGTACCAAGAAAGATCTCACTGAAAAGTACGTCTGGAATCGTGTGGCAAGCTAAACTCCAGATTGTTGACGGGTACATATACATAACAAAAGGCTGGGAACTATATGTAAAAGACCACTCGCTAACCGATGGAGACTTTCTGATATTTCATTATCTTCAGAATGCTACTTTCCTAGTGATGATTTTTGGCACAGATGGTGAAATCAAGAACGAACCTGTACCCATGAAATCGGGTAAATCAG GAACAACGAAATTTGGTCGAACAACGACTAGGATCGATTTCAAATTTAAGATGACTTTCAACAAGAAGAACTTTGTG ACTATTCCGCGGTGTATAATCAAGACATGTGAACCTAAGCTACCACAAGACATAATCTTAAGGAACGGCAAGGGACGTGGGCTAAAGACACAGCTTCACAGAATAAAAGACCAGAGGGTAATTATGGGATACTTCAATGTGTCCGAGTTTGTAGAACTGGGCAACGCGAAGACAGGGAACGAGATTCAATTCAGTCTCAGTTGTAAACACGGGAACAAGATTGAAAGCATGACAATGACGAACTTATCTCAATCTAAGAAGCTCGGAAGAGGCTATTGA